A genome region from Sphingorhabdus sp. SMR4y includes the following:
- a CDS encoding slipin family protein has product MLYLIDSLMGRTRVTINENERAIWLYKGEVRGILGAGEHVLPNRRQQLRVERMTLTGGAFGSAYEKVLFDKLPDQAAAHLTQYRTGTDEIAVIECDGRIHSVLSPDSKLTVWTDAGPWKAEVVQLEQNPVIAPALLQRLLKAGVASLLSNVRIVEVDKGQIGLLTVDGRMAGELTPGVTGYWMVGQKVAVKIVDLTRQPLDVTGQELLTKDRVTLRINVAAEYRVVDPVKAVTEVKDFADTLYRALQYAFRKTLGAMTLDQILEKQVMVDAEAATKVRSDMAAIGLEVTDITLKDVILPGEMRELLNQVVSAQKAAEANVIKRREETNATRSLLNTAKVMADNPVMLRLKELEALESIATKVDKLTVTNGTTGLMNDLVSLSGD; this is encoded by the coding sequence ATGTTGTATTTGATTGATAGCCTGATGGGGCGCACCCGCGTGACCATCAACGAAAATGAACGGGCGATCTGGCTCTACAAGGGCGAGGTCCGCGGTATCCTGGGAGCCGGCGAGCATGTTCTGCCGAACCGGCGGCAGCAGCTGCGCGTCGAGCGCATGACTTTGACCGGCGGCGCATTTGGCTCGGCCTACGAGAAGGTGCTTTTTGACAAGCTGCCCGATCAGGCGGCCGCGCATCTGACCCAGTACCGGACCGGAACAGACGAGATTGCTGTCATCGAATGCGACGGACGGATTCATTCTGTCCTCTCACCGGATAGCAAGCTCACCGTGTGGACCGATGCCGGCCCGTGGAAAGCGGAGGTCGTGCAGCTGGAACAGAATCCGGTGATCGCACCGGCCTTGCTGCAGCGGCTGTTAAAAGCCGGCGTGGCTAGCCTGCTCTCCAATGTTCGGATCGTGGAGGTCGACAAGGGCCAGATCGGCCTGCTCACCGTCGATGGCCGGATGGCCGGTGAATTGACGCCGGGTGTCACGGGCTACTGGATGGTGGGTCAGAAGGTCGCCGTGAAGATCGTTGATCTGACGCGGCAACCGCTTGACGTGACCGGTCAGGAGCTTTTGACCAAGGACCGCGTGACTTTGCGGATCAACGTGGCGGCGGAATACCGGGTCGTTGATCCGGTCAAAGCCGTGACCGAGGTCAAGGACTTTGCCGATACGCTGTACCGGGCGCTGCAATATGCGTTCCGGAAAACGCTGGGCGCGATGACGCTCGACCAGATCCTGGAAAAGCAGGTGATGGTGGATGCCGAAGCCGCGACCAAGGTGCGGTCCGACATGGCGGCCATTGGTCTGGAGGTTACCGACATCACCCTGAAGGACGTGATCCTGCCGGGTGAGATGCGGGAGCTTCTGAACCAGGTGGTTTCTGCACAGAAAGCAGCAGAGGCCAACGTCATCAAGCGGCGGGAAGAAACGAACGCAACGCGGTCGCTTCTGAACACCGCGAAGGTGATGGCCGACAACCCGGTCATGCTCCGGCTGAAAGAGCTCGAGGCTCTGGAAAGCATTGCGACCAAGGTCGACAAGCTGACCGTGACCAACGGCACTACCGGCTTGATGAACGATCTCGTCAGCCTGTCTGGTGACTAG
- a CDS encoding electron transfer flavoprotein subunit alpha/FixB family protein codes for MKTLVLVEHDNSNMKDATLAVVTAASQLGEVHALVLGSDCGSVAEQAAKVAGVATVHVADDASLANQLAENAAPLIASLMETHDAFLAPATTTGKNIAPRVAALLDVMQISDILSVESEDTFTRPIYAGNAIATVKSSDAKKIITVRGTAFDKAAAEGGSGTIEAVSGASDAGLSSFVSEEIAKSERPELTSAKMIVSGGRALGSGEKFEEVITPLADKLGAGIGASRAAVDAGYVPNDYQVGQTGKIVAPEVYIAIGISGAIQHLAGMKDSKTIVAINKDEDAPIFQVADIGLVADLFDAVPELTSKL; via the coding sequence ATGAAAACTCTAGTTTTAGTCGAACATGACAACAGTAACATGAAAGACGCGACGCTGGCCGTTGTCACCGCCGCGTCGCAACTGGGCGAAGTCCACGCTCTGGTGCTTGGTTCGGACTGCGGCAGCGTTGCCGAACAGGCCGCCAAGGTCGCCGGCGTCGCCACCGTCCATGTCGCCGACGATGCGTCGCTCGCCAACCAGCTCGCGGAAAATGCCGCGCCGCTGATCGCCAGCCTGATGGAAACGCATGACGCGTTCCTCGCGCCGGCAACCACCACCGGCAAGAATATCGCTCCGCGCGTCGCCGCTTTGCTCGACGTGATGCAGATCAGCGACATTCTCTCGGTCGAAAGCGAAGATACCTTCACCCGGCCGATCTACGCCGGTAACGCGATCGCCACGGTCAAATCTTCCGATGCCAAGAAGATCATCACCGTGCGCGGCACGGCGTTCGACAAGGCCGCAGCCGAAGGCGGCTCGGGCACCATCGAGGCTGTCAGCGGCGCCAGCGATGCCGGCCTGTCCAGCTTCGTCAGCGAGGAAATCGCCAAGTCCGAACGGCCCGAACTGACCAGCGCCAAGATGATCGTCTCCGGTGGTCGCGCCCTGGGCTCCGGCGAAAAATTCGAGGAAGTCATCACCCCGCTGGCAGACAAGCTCGGCGCCGGCATCGGTGCCTCGCGCGCCGCCGTCGATGCGGGCTATGTCCCGAACGACTATCAGGTCGGCCAGACCGGCAAGATCGTCGCTCCGGAAGTCTATATCGCCATCGGCATCTCCGGCGCGATCCAGCATCTCGCCGGCATGAAGGACAGCAAGACGATCGTCGCGATCAACAAGGACGAAGACGCACCGATTTTCCAGGTTGCCGATATTGGACTGGTTGCCGATCTGTTTGATGCGGTGCCGGAGTTGACTTCGAAACTTTGA
- a CDS encoding electron transfer flavoprotein subunit beta/FixA family protein — MKILVPVKRVIDYNVKPRVKSDGSGVDLANVKMSMNPFDEISVEEAIRLKEAGKAEEIVAVSVGPQKAQETLRTALAMGADRAILVVTDEEVEPLGVAKILAKIVEEESPQLVITGKQAIDDDSNQTGQMLAALLGWGQGTFANTVDLDGDSITVKREIDGGLQTVKLNLPAVVTTDLRLNEPRYASLPNIMKAKKKPMDEKTPADYGVDISPRLTTITVAEPPVRQAGEKVEDVDALVAKLKAVGAI; from the coding sequence ATGAAAATCCTGGTGCCCGTAAAACGGGTCATAGATTATAATGTAAAACCGCGGGTCAAGTCCGATGGCAGCGGCGTCGATCTCGCCAATGTCAAAATGTCGATGAACCCGTTTGACGAAATTTCCGTCGAGGAAGCCATTCGCCTGAAAGAGGCCGGCAAGGCGGAAGAAATCGTTGCGGTTTCGGTTGGCCCGCAAAAGGCACAGGAAACATTGCGTACCGCTCTCGCCATGGGAGCGGACCGCGCGATTCTCGTAGTCACCGACGAAGAAGTCGAGCCACTGGGCGTTGCCAAGATCCTCGCCAAGATCGTCGAGGAAGAATCCCCGCAGCTGGTCATCACCGGCAAGCAGGCGATTGACGACGATTCGAACCAGACCGGCCAGATGCTGGCAGCCCTGCTCGGCTGGGGCCAGGGCACGTTTGCCAACACCGTCGATCTCGACGGCGACAGCATCACCGTGAAACGCGAAATCGACGGCGGCCTGCAGACGGTCAAGCTGAACCTGCCTGCCGTGGTCACCACCGATCTGCGCCTCAACGAGCCACGCTATGCGTCGCTGCCGAACATCATGAAGGCCAAGAAAAAGCCGATGGATGAGAAAACGCCCGCCGATTACGGCGTCGACATCAGCCCGCGTCTGACCACCATCACCGTCGCCGAGCCCCCGGTTCGCCAGGCCGGTGAAAAGGTCGAAGACGTCGATGCGCTGGTCGCAAAACTCAAAGCTGTGGGAGCGATCTAG
- the sucC gene encoding ADP-forming succinate--CoA ligase subunit beta — MNIHEYQGKELLAKHGIAVPAGYAALSVDQAVAAAEKLPGPLYVVKAQIHAGGRGKGKYKELGPDAKGGVRLSKSIDDVRTNAEEMLGNTLVTIQTGDEGKQVNRLYVTDGVDIEKEFYLSILVDRASGRVAMVVSTEGGMDIEDVAHNTPEKIKTITIDPAQGFMPHHGRTLAFALGLEGDLNKQAQKLGKKLYEAFLAMDCEMVEINPLVVTEDEQLIVLDTKMSFDGNALMRHPDIAALRDETEEDPAEVEASKSDLAYIKLDGNIGCMVNGAGLAMATMDIIKLNGAFPANFLDVGGGATKEKVTSAFKIILADPAVEGILVNIFGGIMKCDIIAEGIVAAAKEVDLSVPLVVRLEGTNVEKGKEILAGSGLPIVSADDLGDAAKKIVAQVKEAA; from the coding sequence ATGAACATTCACGAATATCAGGGCAAGGAACTGCTTGCCAAACATGGCATCGCCGTTCCTGCAGGCTATGCTGCGCTCTCCGTTGACCAAGCGGTTGCCGCAGCCGAGAAACTTCCCGGACCGCTTTATGTGGTCAAGGCTCAGATTCACGCCGGCGGACGCGGCAAGGGCAAATATAAGGAACTCGGCCCCGACGCCAAGGGCGGTGTCCGGCTGTCGAAATCGATCGACGATGTGCGCACCAATGCGGAGGAAATGCTCGGCAACACTCTGGTGACCATCCAGACCGGCGACGAAGGCAAGCAGGTCAACCGGCTCTATGTCACCGACGGCGTCGATATCGAGAAGGAATTCTATCTCTCGATTCTGGTCGACCGGGCCAGTGGTCGCGTAGCGATGGTCGTCTCCACCGAAGGCGGCATGGATATCGAAGACGTCGCCCACAACACGCCGGAAAAGATCAAGACGATCACCATCGATCCGGCGCAGGGCTTCATGCCGCATCATGGCCGCACCCTTGCTTTCGCACTGGGACTGGAAGGCGACCTCAACAAGCAGGCGCAAAAGCTCGGCAAGAAACTCTATGAAGCCTTCCTCGCGATGGATTGCGAAATGGTCGAGATCAACCCGTTGGTCGTCACCGAAGACGAGCAGCTGATCGTGCTCGACACCAAGATGAGCTTCGACGGCAACGCGCTGATGCGCCACCCCGACATCGCTGCGCTACGCGACGAAACCGAAGAAGATCCTGCCGAAGTCGAAGCCAGCAAGTCCGATCTCGCTTACATCAAGCTCGACGGCAATATCGGCTGCATGGTCAATGGTGCCGGTCTGGCGATGGCGACGATGGACATCATCAAGCTCAACGGCGCTTTCCCCGCCAACTTCCTCGACGTGGGCGGCGGCGCGACCAAGGAAAAGGTCACGTCCGCATTCAAGATCATCCTCGCCGATCCGGCAGTGGAAGGCATTCTCGTCAACATCTTCGGCGGCATTATGAAATGCGACATCATCGCCGAGGGCATTGTCGCCGCGGCCAAGGAAGTCGATCTGTCAGTGCCGCTGGTTGTTCGTCTCGAGGGCACCAATGTCGAGAAGGGCAAGGAAATTCTTGCGGGTAGCGGCCTGCCAATCGTGTCGGCCGACGATCTCGGCGATGCCGCGAAGAAAATCGTCGCCCAGGTAAAGGAAGCCGCCTGA
- a CDS encoding GNAT family N-acetyltransferase, which produces MAGISIRSATAEDAADFADIERSAAQAFLSVPGLEWLADEAPMSARQHQIYIDDGAVWLASTNGRGIGFLTSTICEDALHIIELSVADGHQGQGVGRRLMEEAREYATRKGLPALTLTTFRDLPFNELFYHKLGYRTLDAATLPERLAVILRAEIEKGLPGNRRCAMRLTLGKHD; this is translated from the coding sequence ATGGCCGGGATATCCATTCGTTCAGCAACCGCGGAAGATGCCGCAGACTTTGCGGACATAGAGCGATCGGCAGCTCAGGCCTTTCTGTCGGTTCCGGGACTGGAGTGGCTCGCCGACGAAGCGCCGATGTCCGCCAGACAACACCAGATTTATATTGATGATGGCGCCGTCTGGCTGGCGTCGACAAACGGGCGTGGCATCGGTTTTCTGACAAGCACGATATGTGAGGATGCCCTGCACATCATCGAATTGTCGGTCGCCGACGGGCATCAGGGCCAGGGAGTCGGGCGACGCCTGATGGAAGAGGCCAGGGAATATGCGACCCGGAAGGGTCTTCCGGCCCTGACCCTGACCACGTTCCGCGATCTGCCGTTCAACGAGCTGTTTTATCACAAGCTGGGCTATCGTACGCTGGATGCAGCCACGCTGCCCGAACGACTCGCGGTCATTTTGCGGGCGGAAATCGAGAAAGGCCTGCCGGGAAATCGCCGCTGCGCGATGCGTTTGACGCTCGGAAAGCACGACTGA
- a CDS encoding DUF1206 domain-containing protein — protein MSRVTSIENFARAGYLGRAVVYGLTGYLTLTTAGSEGTTDALEEIETMSGGAILLTLVGLGLLGYGIYRLYGAWMDLQGQGSDAKGVAVRVGHAASGLAHVFLCYFAIKAVADLSEGSTGGGDTAGNAASTLASLPMGEILLAIIGIGFLAAAINQAVKAYTANFMRLLDADAPALAKHVGRAGYAARAVVFAVLGWQIASAALSGNAGSVGGIGQVLESLRSTNSLYIAVAIGLLLFGLFSLVMARYRRIRDEDVLERLKS, from the coding sequence ATGTCCCGTGTCACCAGTATCGAAAATTTCGCACGCGCCGGCTATCTCGGCCGGGCAGTCGTTTACGGGCTGACCGGCTATCTGACGCTGACCACGGCTGGATCCGAAGGCACAACCGATGCGCTGGAGGAGATTGAAACCATGTCGGGCGGAGCGATCCTGCTGACGCTGGTCGGTCTGGGGCTGCTCGGCTATGGTATTTACCGGCTCTACGGCGCGTGGATGGATCTGCAAGGCCAGGGCAGCGACGCCAAGGGCGTAGCGGTGCGTGTCGGCCATGCGGCCAGCGGTCTGGCGCATGTTTTCCTGTGCTATTTTGCCATCAAGGCTGTGGCTGACCTGTCCGAAGGTTCGACCGGCGGAGGCGACACCGCCGGTAACGCCGCCAGTACGCTGGCGTCGCTACCGATGGGCGAAATTTTGCTTGCGATCATAGGCATAGGGTTTCTCGCCGCCGCAATTAATCAGGCGGTAAAAGCCTATACGGCAAATTTCATGCGATTGCTGGATGCCGATGCACCGGCCCTCGCCAAGCATGTCGGGCGCGCTGGCTATGCCGCGCGGGCTGTCGTCTTCGCTGTTCTCGGGTGGCAGATTGCCTCCGCTGCACTGAGCGGCAACGCCGGTTCTGTAGGCGGAATAGGGCAGGTCTTGGAAAGCCTGCGTTCGACCAATTCTCTCTATATTGCGGTGGCCATCGGCCTGCTGCTGTTTGGACTGTTCAGCCTGGTCATGGCGCGCTATCGCCGAATCAGGGACGAGGATGTGCTGGAGCGACTGAAATCTTGA
- the ppa gene encoding inorganic diphosphatase, producing the protein MDITKIPIGDNPPESLNVVIEVPVGGEPVKYEFDKESGALFVDRILHTPMRYPANYGFIPHTLSPDGDPLDALVVARSPFMPGCVVRCRPIAVLNLEDEHGGDEKLLCVPIDATFPYYRKIDEGSHLPEIVMQQIEHFFTHYKDLEPEKWVRVGKWGDADEARRVVLEAIELAKKKRSEQPKG; encoded by the coding sequence ATGGACATTACCAAGATTCCGATCGGCGATAACCCGCCCGAAAGCCTGAACGTTGTCATCGAGGTCCCCGTTGGCGGCGAACCGGTAAAATATGAATTTGACAAGGAATCCGGCGCTCTGTTCGTCGACCGTATCCTCCACACCCCGATGCGCTATCCGGCCAATTACGGCTTCATTCCGCACACATTGTCCCCCGATGGCGACCCGCTCGACGCGCTGGTTGTCGCCCGTTCGCCGTTCATGCCCGGTTGCGTCGTCCGCTGCCGCCCGATCGCGGTGCTCAATCTGGAAGACGAGCACGGCGGTGATGAAAAGCTGCTCTGCGTGCCGATCGACGCGACATTTCCTTATTATCGGAAAATCGACGAAGGCAGTCATCTGCCGGAAATCGTCATGCAGCAGATCGAGCATTTCTTCACCCATTATAAAGACCTCGAACCGGAAAAATGGGTCCGGGTCGGCAAATGGGGCGATGCGGACGAAGCACGGCGAGTCGTGCTCGAGGCCATCGAACTGGCGAAAAAAAAGCGGTCGGAGCAACCTAAAGGCTAA
- a CDS encoding M61 family metallopeptidase gives MRLVAIFGLVLTLGISSTATAMPDSLSKPSYVAPQDIIPAPQDIAYPGTMTLTVDALDHEQGIFRVIQTIPVAKAGRLTLLYPEWLPGNHAPRGEIEKLTGLEITANGEKLAWVRDDVDVFAFHLDVPENVGTITAKFQFVSATTGSHGRIVMAPSMLNLRWHQVSLYPAGYYVRQIPVEATAIYPDGWQAASALRPKSASGGTISYEKTDYDTLVDSPVFAGRYFQTHQLTSRVHLNIVADDAKFLKPKKDQIAPHIKLVKEAEALFGSHPYDRYDFLLALTDEMGGIGLEHHRSSENGVNREYFTDWDSGPGRRNLLPHEITHAWNGKYRRPAGMWTPDFRQPMRDNLLWVYEGQTQFWGYVLGARSGLYSKQDTLDAIAAIAAGMDQRVGRSWRPLIDTTHDPIIAARRPKPWTSWQRAEDYYNEGLLIWLEADQIIRRESAGKKTLEDFARAFFGGRNGDWGVVTYERDDVIAALDKVQPYDWDAFIEQRVYRTSAEAPKDGLVLGGYRLVYVDRPSAYILANDKRRKQVDLSHSIGLIMGSKGTIKSVIWDSPAFRAGLKSGLSISAVNGKAYSDDALKQAIEENRGGEGMIDIFAKNGEAYHNFMVDHSGGLRYPALEKITGEGVDQEGGIDRLLQPKTR, from the coding sequence ATGCGTCTGGTTGCTATTTTCGGTCTGGTCCTGACCCTCGGCATTTCATCAACAGCGACGGCAATGCCGGACAGCCTCAGCAAGCCAAGCTATGTCGCGCCGCAGGATATAATCCCCGCACCGCAGGACATCGCCTATCCCGGTACGATGACCCTGACCGTCGATGCGCTCGATCATGAACAGGGCATATTCCGTGTCATCCAGACGATACCGGTGGCAAAGGCCGGTCGCCTAACCCTGCTCTATCCCGAATGGCTGCCCGGCAATCACGCGCCGCGCGGCGAGATCGAGAAGCTGACCGGATTGGAAATCACCGCCAATGGCGAAAAGCTCGCCTGGGTCCGCGACGATGTCGATGTCTTCGCCTTCCATCTCGACGTGCCGGAAAATGTCGGCACGATCACCGCAAAATTCCAGTTTGTTTCCGCCACCACCGGTAGCCACGGCCGTATCGTCATGGCGCCGTCGATGCTCAACCTGCGCTGGCACCAGGTCTCGCTCTATCCGGCTGGCTATTATGTCCGGCAGATTCCCGTGGAGGCGACCGCCATCTACCCCGATGGCTGGCAGGCAGCGAGCGCCCTGCGTCCGAAATCGGCGAGCGGCGGCACGATCAGCTATGAAAAGACCGACTATGACACGCTGGTTGACAGCCCGGTCTTTGCCGGACGCTATTTCCAGACCCACCAGCTGACCAGCCGGGTCCATCTCAATATCGTCGCGGATGACGCGAAATTCCTGAAGCCGAAGAAAGACCAGATCGCGCCGCACATCAAGCTGGTCAAAGAGGCGGAAGCGCTGTTCGGCAGCCATCCCTATGACCGCTATGATTTCCTGCTGGCACTCACGGACGAAATGGGCGGCATTGGTCTGGAGCATCATCGTTCGTCCGAAAATGGTGTGAACCGCGAATATTTCACCGATTGGGACAGCGGGCCGGGCCGGCGCAATCTGCTGCCACACGAGATTACCCACGCCTGGAACGGCAAATATCGCCGTCCCGCCGGCATGTGGACTCCCGACTTCCGGCAACCGATGCGCGACAATCTGCTCTGGGTCTATGAGGGGCAGACGCAATTCTGGGGCTATGTGCTGGGCGCGCGATCCGGGCTCTATTCCAAACAGGACACGCTGGACGCCATTGCGGCGATCGCGGCGGGCATGGACCAGCGGGTCGGTCGAAGCTGGCGCCCGCTGATCGACACCACCCATGATCCGATTATCGCAGCCCGGCGACCCAAGCCCTGGACCAGCTGGCAACGGGCCGAGGATTATTATAATGAAGGCCTGCTGATCTGGCTCGAGGCCGACCAGATCATCCGCCGCGAATCGGCCGGCAAAAAGACGCTGGAAGATTTTGCCCGCGCTTTTTTCGGCGGCAGGAACGGCGACTGGGGCGTGGTCACCTACGAGCGGGACGATGTGATCGCCGCGCTCGACAAGGTCCAGCCCTATGACTGGGACGCCTTTATCGAGCAGCGGGTCTACCGGACCAGCGCCGAAGCCCCGAAAGACGGACTGGTTCTCGGCGGCTACCGACTCGTCTATGTCGACCGGCCCAGCGCCTATATCCTCGCCAATGACAAGAGACGCAAACAGGTCGACCTCAGCCACAGTATCGGCCTGATCATGGGCAGCAAGGGAACGATCAAGTCTGTGATCTGGGACAGCCCCGCATTCAGGGCAGGCCTGAAGTCCGGCCTTTCCATTTCGGCGGTCAATGGCAAGGCCTATAGCGACGATGCGCTCAAACAGGCGATCGAGGAAAATCGCGGCGGTGAAGGCATGATCGATATCTTTGCAAAAAATGGCGAAGCCTATCACAATTTTATGGTCGACCATTCCGGCGGGCTGCGCTATCCGGCGCTGGAAAAAATCACCGGAGAGGGTGTTGACCAAGAAGGCGGCATAGACCGTCTGTTGCAACCGAAAACCAGATAA
- the hisS gene encoding histidine--tRNA ligase has product MAKIQTPQPVRGTQDIFGEEQERFSHVVETFERVRRLYGFKGVEMPVFEPTAVFARSLGETTDVVSKEMYSFEDRGGDSLTLRPEFTAGICRAFLSNGWQQHVPLKLSAHGPLFRYERPQKGRYRQFHQLDAEIIGAGEAAADVELLCFADQLLKELGIDDGVTLQLNTLGDAESREAWRSALVEHFSDHQAELSDDSKTRLEKNPLRILDSKAPNDRAIVATAPTIDPYLTSEAAEFFAQVTEGLDSCAVAWSRDSSLVRGFDYYRHTAFEFVTDRLGAQGTVLGGGRFDGLMEALGGQATPAVGWAAGIERLGMLLDQPATVGPDAVFIPLGDGCEAAAMKLMAELRRAGVSCEMAYKGNMKKRMQKANAAGATHAVIIGENELANGVAAVKNLASGDQREIVLGGLVEALTA; this is encoded by the coding sequence ATGGCAAAGATACAGACACCCCAGCCGGTGCGCGGCACACAGGATATATTCGGCGAAGAGCAGGAACGTTTCAGCCACGTCGTCGAAACATTCGAGCGCGTGCGGCGGCTCTACGGATTCAAAGGCGTCGAGATGCCGGTCTTCGAGCCGACTGCGGTGTTCGCCCGTTCGCTGGGCGAAACGACCGATGTTGTGTCGAAGGAAATGTACTCCTTCGAGGACCGCGGCGGCGACAGCCTGACCCTGCGGCCCGAATTTACGGCGGGTATCTGCCGGGCGTTTCTGTCCAACGGCTGGCAGCAGCATGTGCCGCTGAAACTCTCCGCGCACGGTCCGCTGTTCCGCTACGAGCGGCCGCAGAAAGGGCGCTATCGCCAGTTCCACCAGCTCGACGCGGAGATTATCGGCGCGGGCGAAGCGGCGGCGGATGTCGAGCTGCTCTGTTTTGCTGACCAGCTTCTCAAAGAGCTGGGCATTGATGATGGGGTGACCCTGCAGCTGAATACTTTGGGCGATGCGGAGAGCCGGGAGGCCTGGCGTTCGGCGCTGGTCGAGCATTTCTCCGACCATCAGGCGGAATTGTCGGACGACAGCAAAACACGGCTGGAGAAGAACCCGCTAAGAATATTGGACAGCAAGGCGCCCAATGACCGCGCGATTGTCGCGACCGCGCCGACGATTGATCCCTATCTGACCAGTGAAGCCGCAGAGTTTTTCGCGCAGGTGACGGAAGGTCTCGACAGCTGTGCTGTGGCCTGGAGCCGCGACAGCAGTCTGGTGCGCGGTTTTGACTATTATCGCCACACTGCATTTGAATTTGTTACGGACCGGCTTGGCGCGCAGGGCACCGTGCTGGGCGGCGGCCGGTTTGACGGTTTGATGGAAGCGCTCGGCGGGCAGGCCACGCCGGCGGTCGGCTGGGCGGCCGGTATCGAGCGGCTGGGCATGTTGCTGGATCAGCCTGCAACCGTAGGCCCCGACGCGGTTTTCATTCCCCTCGGCGATGGCTGCGAAGCGGCGGCGATGAAGCTGATGGCCGAATTGCGCCGCGCGGGCGTCAGCTGCGAAATGGCCTATAAGGGCAATATGAAAAAACGGATGCAAAAGGCCAATGCGGCGGGGGCTACCCATGCCGTGATCATCGGCGAGAATGAACTGGCCAATGGCGTCGCTGCGGTCAAAAATCTGGCCAGCGGTGATCAGCGCGAGATTGTTCTGGGTGGTCTCGTCGAGGCCTTGACGGCATGA
- the prfA gene encoding peptide chain release factor 1, protein MTTITPQRIAQIEARFAELQAMMASGDLDSDKFVSVSKEYAEIEPVAEAAAKVKSLRDEQEGLAEMLAGDDAEMKAMAADEVDGVKKALEKAEHVLALQLLPKDSADDRPAMIEIRAGTGGDEAALFAGDLYRMYTRYAEDQGWKVEMISANASEVGGFKEVVANIQGKGVFAKLKFESGVHRVQRVPETESGGRIHTSAATVAILPEPEEVDVQIRNEDLRIDTYRASGAGGQHVNKTDSAIRITHLPTGLVVQCQDGKSQHKNKAQAMKVLAARLYEQERDAVQSEEAEARKSMVGSGDRSERIRTYNYPQGRVTDHRINLTLHKLPEIVEGGALGELVDALIAEDEASRLANLDG, encoded by the coding sequence ATGACCACGATTACCCCCCAGCGTATCGCCCAGATCGAGGCGCGCTTTGCCGAGCTGCAGGCAATGATGGCGTCCGGCGATCTCGACAGCGACAAATTTGTCTCCGTTTCCAAGGAATATGCCGAGATCGAGCCGGTGGCCGAAGCGGCGGCCAAGGTCAAAAGCCTGCGCGACGAGCAGGAAGGTCTGGCCGAAATGCTGGCTGGCGATGACGCCGAGATGAAGGCCATGGCGGCCGATGAAGTGGACGGCGTCAAGAAGGCGCTCGAGAAGGCCGAGCATGTCCTCGCCTTGCAATTGCTGCCGAAGGACAGCGCCGATGACCGGCCTGCCATGATCGAAATCCGCGCCGGCACCGGCGGTGACGAGGCCGCGCTTTTTGCGGGTGACCTCTACCGCATGTATACGCGCTATGCCGAGGATCAGGGCTGGAAGGTCGAGATGATCTCTGCCAATGCCTCGGAGGTCGGTGGGTTCAAGGAAGTCGTCGCCAATATCCAGGGCAAGGGCGTGTTCGCCAAACTGAAGTTCGAATCCGGCGTGCACCGGGTGCAGCGTGTTCCGGAAACCGAGAGCGGCGGACGTATTCATACCTCGGCGGCAACGGTGGCCATCCTGCCGGAGCCGGAAGAAGTGGATGTGCAGATCCGCAACGAGGACCTGCGCATCGACACCTATCGGGCGAGCGGCGCCGGCGGTCAGCATGTCAACAAGACCGACAGCGCGATCCGTATCACCCACTTGCCGACCGGCCTTGTCGTGCAGTGCCAGGACGGCAAGTCGCAGCACAAGAACAAGGCGCAGGCGATGAAGGTGCTGGCCGCGCGGCTCTATGAACAGGAGCGCGACGCCGTGCAGAGCGAGGAAGCCGAAGCGCGCAAGTCGATGGTCGGTTCCGGCGATCGCAGCGAACGTATCCGCACCTATAATTATCCGCAGGGCCGGGTGACCGATCACCGGATCAACCTGACGCTGCACAAGCTGCCCGAAATCGTCGAGGGCGGCGCGCTGGGCGAACTGGTCGACGCGCTGATCGCGGAGGATGAAGCCAGCCGGCTCGCAAATCTGGATGGGTGA